GACACGCTGTTCGGGCATCTGCGGCAAATCCATGATTCCGCAAAAGCCAATCTGCGGCACGGCACAGCCCACCAGAGTCCGCAGGTTACGCCCGAATACGTGGAGGAACTCAAAAACGCGCATTTGGGCACTGAGAGAATTGCAAGAAGCGAGGCATACAAGCGGCTTGCAGGCACTGGCACGCATATCGGGGAAGGGAACAGAGAAGCAGACATAGGCATAAGATATGCGGAAACCTTTTTGGGGCGCAAGGGCGTTAACGGCCGGCAAACAAATAAACGAAAGCCCTGGTCTTCAAGTAAAAAACCATCTTCGGGAATCCGGCGGATGAAAGGAATTCCGCGCTGATTTGTTCGGAAAAAATTATTTTCTTTTGATTGCGGCCTTCGCCGCCTTCGCAATGCTTGGCGCGGTCAAACCATACTTTTCCCACAACTGCAACGGCTTGCCGGATTCCCCGAAAGTGTCGCGCGTGCCGATTCGTTCAAGCGGTGCAGGCATTTTTGCCGCCAGGACTTCGGCTATCGCGCCCCCGAGGCCGCCGTAAATGGAATGGTCTTCGCAGGAAACAATTGCACCCGTCTCTTTTGCGGCTTTTTCAATAAGCGATTCGTCAATGGGTTTGATTGAAGCCATGCCGATAACGCGTGCCGAGATGCCGTCTTTTTTCAGTTCCCCTGCCGCGTTGACAGCTTCGCTTAGAATCGGCCCGGCAGCGATTATTGAAACGTCTTTTCCGTCCGCAACGACGTTTCCTTTGCCGAATTTGAAAACGTGGTTTTCTGGGAAAACGTACGGCAGGGCCTGCCTTGCAGTGCGCAAATAAACCGGCCCTTTCACGCAAACCATTTCGCGGATTGCCGCGCGCGCCTCGTTGTAGTCGGCCGGATAAGCGATTTTCATGTTTGGAAGCGCGCGGAACATTGCAATGTCTTCAAGGCATTGCGCCGTTGCCCCGTCCTCGCCTGTCAGCAGGCCGGAGTGCGAGCCCATTAGCTTGACGTTTGTGTCGGAATAGCAAAGGCTGACTCTTATCTGGTCCATTGCCCTTATGAGAAAACAGCTGAACGATGCCGCGCAGGCAATCTTTCCGTCAAGCGCCATGCCCGCGGCAATCGAAACCATGTTCTGTTCGCACACGCCGAGATTGAAATACCTGTCAGGATAGGCTTTTCCGAAATTCCTGCCGTAAGTCGAGGCTGAAAGGTCGGCATCAAGAACGAAAATGTCCCGATTTGATCTGCCGAGCTCGATCAGCTCGTCAGCCCAAGCCTGCCTTGTAGCTTTTTCCCCCGCCATAATCATTCACTTCAACCGGATCCCACTTTGCCCATCCGCCTATTTTTCTCCCAGTTCTTTCATTGCTATTTCGAACTGCTCCGGATTTGCGGCTTTGCCGTGGAAGCTTCCATCATTTTCCATGAACGAAACGCCTTTTCCTTTAACCGTTTTCGCAATAATGATTGCCGGCTTTCCCTTGTTCTGCCACGCCTGTTCATATGCCTCGGCAATCCGCTTCAAATCATGGCCGTCAATCTGCAATACATTCCAGCCGAAAGCCTCGAATTTTTCTTTTATGGGTTCAAGCGTTATTTCGTCTTTTATCGCGCCGTCGTTCTGGAAGCCGTTCCTGTCAAGGATCGTGATAAAATTTTCAAGTTTGTGGTGCCCTGCAACCATGGCTGTTTCCCAGACCTGGCCTTCCTCGATTTCTCCGTCGCCAAGCATTGCAACGACCTTGTTTTTCCTTCCGTCCGCCTTTGCGGCGAGGGCCATGCCAAGCGCGGCGGAAAAGCCTTGTGCAAGGCTGCCGGTGCTGATTTCAATTCCAGGCGTCGAAAGCCTCGAAGGATGGCCCTGCAGTTTCGAGCCAATGAGCCTGAAAGTCATCAGCTGTTCTTTTGGAAAAAAGCCCTTGTCCGCAAGCACGGAGTAAATGATTGGCGAAGCGTGGCCTTTGCTCAGAATGAAGCGGTCCCTGTCCGGGCTTTTTGCGTTCTGGGGGGAAAAGTTGAGATAATTGCAGTAAAGCACTGTCAGCAGGTCGGTTGCGCTCAGGCTTCCGCCCGGATGGCCGGAATTCGCGTTGGAAGTCATTCTGACTATGTTGACGCGGTGCTGCCTCGCTTTCTCTTTCAGCTGTTCGATTGAAAGCTTCTGCATCAAAACCATCTGAACGAATTTGGACACGAAAAAGTATTAAAAGCATTTCAATTCGGTTTAGGTTTATTCTGAGGGATAGCTGCCCAGAATCTTGAGGAACATCGTGCGCTTTTCCAGCTCGCCGATGGTTTTCCTGGTTTTCGCGTCGGAAACATGGCCTTCAATGTCAATGAAGAACACGTAATCCCACTGCTTCTGCCTGGTCGGCCTGCTTTCAATCTTGGTCATGTTAACCTTGTTTTTCGCAATCGGCTCAAGCGCGGAAAACAATGCCCCCGCCTTGTGCGGAACCGAAAACACTATCGAAGTCTTGTTCTTCTTCGCCTTCTGCGCCCCGGTCTTGCCGATCACAAGGAAGCGCGTAACGTTCTGCGAATAATCCTCTATGTTTTCCGCGACAACCTTGAGGCCGAATTTTTCGGCGGCAAGCCTGGAAGCTATGGCCGCAGAGTTAAGGTAAACGCCCACTGTCTCAGCCGCCTTCGCCGTGGAAGATGTTTCAATCAGTTCGGCCCCCGGAAGGTTCTTGTTCAGCCATTCCCTGCACTGCGCGAGAGCCTGCGGAATCGAGTAAACCTTTTTTATTTCCCCCAACGGATGCTTTGAAAGCAGGTTGTGGTGGATGTCCAGGTAAATTTCGGAGACAATCTGCAGGTCAGAATGCAGCATCACGTCAAGGGTGTGGTTGACAGTTCCTTCCGTCGAATTCTCCACCGGCACGACGCCGAAATTCGCGCTTTCATTCTCGACTTCCCTGAACACATCCCTGATGGAGTCCGCGGCCATGTATTCAGTGGAAGAGCCGAAGTGCTTGATCGCGGCAATGTGCGAGAACGTGGTTTCCGGCCCCAAAAACGCGACCCTCAATGGAGTTTCAAGCTTTCTCGAAGCAGAGAAGATTTCCGCGTAAACGCCTTTCAGGGAATCCGATGGAAATGGCCCCCTGTTCTTTCCAGTCAACCTGTCAAGGATTTCCTGTTCCCTGCTCTGGATGTAAACCGGGACTCCGCTTTTTTTCTTTTCGCCCGCGATTTCCCTCACTAGGGCTGCGCGCCCGTTCAGCAATTCTAGCAGCTTTTCGTCAAGCGAATCGATTTTTTTGCGGATTGCGTCAATTGCCATTCAAGACACCGGCTAAAAATTGGCGTTTGCCTAATTTATTTCTTTGCATGCTTTGCCGAAGGCTCGTTTTGCAGGCTTTTTTGCAAAACATTTGGTTTTGCGAAACCCGCAGAATCCGTGATTCTGCTCGGGTTCCCAAAAGCCTTTGCCTTTTCCCAGTCCTCAAGGAAACGCTTTATGCCGGCATCGGTGAGGGAATGCCGGGCCATTTTCTTCAAAACCTCGAACGGCAGGGTTGCCACGTCCGCCCCGGCTTTCGCGCATTCAAGCACGTGCACGGGATGCCTTATAGACGCCGCCAGAACCTTGCATTTGAAATCGTAATTCCTGAAAACCCTGACAATGTCGCGGATGAGCAGCATGCCGTCCTCGCTGATGTCGTCAAGCCTGCCAATGAAAGGGCTAACATAGCTTGCCCCTGCCTTTGCCGCCAGAAGCGCCTGGTTCGCCGAAAAAACAAGCGTCGTGTTGATGACAATGCCTTCCCTGGACAGCACCTTTATCGCTTTCAGGCCTTCGGTTGTCATCGGAATTTTGATTATGACGTTTTTGTGCAGTTTTTTTAGATGGCGCGCCTCTGCAATCATTGCCTCGGCCTTCTCCTCGACGCATTCCGCGCTCACCGGCCCGTCGACGATTTCGCAGATCTCCTTTATGACCTGCTCGAAATCCCTGCCCGACTTCAATATCAGCGTCGGGTTCGTCGTAACGCCGTCAACCACGCCCCACGAAACCGCCTCGCGGATTTCGTCGACGTTCGCGGTGTCAAGGAAAACCTTCATGCCAGTCACTTCCAAATCAGCATTAACCTGCAAATCATTTGAACCTGAAAAAAGGTTAAAAACTCATCCACTGTTAGTCCGGCTTTCCAAGGATAAAATCGTAAAATTCCGGCACGCGCGGCGCGTCAGTATAGGTAACCGCGCTCATTTCGAAATACCTCTGCCTTTGGTCCATTGCAATGCCCGCAGCATGGTGGATTGTTCTCTGGAGCGTCGACATCAATATTGGATTCAGCTGCATCTCCGGCAGCTCTCCCACGGGCCTCCTGAATTTTCCGGTAATCGGATTGTATTCAAGCATTATGACTTTTCCGCGTTCGTCCCTGAACTTGTCGGTCTGGGCTGGCGTCACATGAATCCTCACTCTTGCCATGCCGTCGCCCTGCCCCAAATCAACGTTCACCTGAACTGAATTTTCATAATCTGAAAGCATCCTGACCTTGTGGACTATGAACTGTATCCTGCCGCCGAATTTCTGCCTTTGCTCTTGCATCCAGCCCCTGACAAGCTGGTTTATTTCGTCAGGATTGGAGCGGTCGATGTTGATGTTAATTCTCGGCATGCTGACCCATTCGGTCATTGTCTGCGTGTTCGATTGCGGATCGCACCGGATTATCAGGCGGCTTCTGTCCGAGCTGCCAAACTGGCTGATTGAAAAGCTGTCAGGCGAAATGAAAACCCGGTATGGCAAAAATGTTGCCCCTGTCTGCGGGCAAACCCGTTCTAATTCATGCAATCCAAACTGCTTGGAATGATAAATCGGGTCGCGGCCGTGAGGCTCATAAGGTCGCGGGGTCATTGGCAATCCTCATTTCTCGTCCAGATGCCTTTTCTTGTGCTTCGGGTTCCTTTGGTCAGGATAGGTTTTCATGCCCGCGACAACAACTTCAAATGGGATGCCGTGTATTCGTGCATATGCCTTAAGCGCTTCAATCCGCTCCGGACTTAACCTGTTCCCAGGCACATGGAAACGCCTGCTGTTGCTGTCAGAATCAAAAAATGCCACTTCCCTGTATGCCCTTCTGCCTATGCCGGAAAAAACAGTGCTGCCATCAGGGCCTGTCACTTCAATGGGCCTGCCGCTTGGCGTGTGCCTTCCAACTTCTTTAGGGGGGCGTGGCGTGGGTTCTAAGCCAGTCTTACTGAGCCGCCGCGCTACCTGTTTTCGTTTTGGTGGCATAATCGAATTACGCGCCCCGATTATAAAATACTGCCGTTTTTGCAGGCATAGCCGCCTGCTTTAGATTCCGGCATTGAAAATCATTGATTACATGCCCAGCAACTGCTCAAGCTGCTTTTGTTCCCTTAGGAGTTTTGCGCGTTCTTGCTTTAAGCTGCGAATCAGGTCCTTGATGTCACCCGTGCGGCTTTTTGAAAAAGTGGTTTCACTTAATTGGGCGATCTGCGCTTCCACGGAGTTGAGCCTTGTGCCGGTGCCTGCAAGGCGGCCCATCAAAGAGTTCCTGTCCTGGGCGCGTGCCTGCTTTCCAGGTTCGGGAAGAGGCATTTCTTCTCCAAGCCCCCGGTTTTTGCCGGGCGTGTGTGCAGGCGGAACTCTTCTCCTGCCATTCGGCCGCGCCATGACAGAATTAATCCGATGTTTTATTTAAATTTTTTCCCGCAACAAATCCCTAATGAACTATTCCGGCGCGCTTGACTTCCTCGGTTCCCTGAAGCAGGAGTTCATCAAGTTTGACCTCGACCGCATGGTGAAGGCCGTGCGACTGCTCGGAAACCCGCAGGATTCGTTCAAAAGCGTGCACGTTGCCGGCACGAACGGCAAGGGCAGCGTCTGCGCCATGGTTTATTCGATCCTGCGCGAGAACGGCTATTCCGCAGGCATGTACACTTCACCTCACCTTGTCGACGTCAGGGAACGCTTCAGCGTTGACGGAAAAAGCATTTCGCAGAAAGAGTTTGCGGAAATCGCTTCGCGGCTCAGGCTGGAAAACGAGAGGCTTAACCTTGACCTGAGCTATTTCGAGTTTTCAACCCTGCTCGCATTCGAGTTTTTCCGGCA
The sequence above is drawn from the Candidatus Diapherotrites archaeon genome and encodes:
- a CDS encoding transketolase family protein produces the protein MAGEKATRQAWADELIELGRSNRDIFVLDADLSASTYGRNFGKAYPDRYFNLGVCEQNMVSIAAGMALDGKIACAASFSCFLIRAMDQIRVSLCYSDTNVKLMGSHSGLLTGEDGATAQCLEDIAMFRALPNMKIAYPADYNEARAAIREMVCVKGPVYLRTARQALPYVFPENHVFKFGKGNVVADGKDVSIIAAGPILSEAVNAAGELKKDGISARVIGMASIKPIDESLIEKAAKETGAIVSCEDHSIYGGLGGAIAEVLAAKMPAPLERIGTRDTFGESGKPLQLWEKYGLTAPSIAKAAKAAIKRK
- a CDS encoding transketolase: MQKLSIEQLKEKARQHRVNIVRMTSNANSGHPGGSLSATDLLTVLYCNYLNFSPQNAKSPDRDRFILSKGHASPIIYSVLADKGFFPKEQLMTFRLIGSKLQGHPSRLSTPGIEISTGSLAQGFSAALGMALAAKADGRKNKVVAMLGDGEIEEGQVWETAMVAGHHKLENFITILDRNGFQNDGAIKDEITLEPIKEKFEAFGWNVLQIDGHDLKRIAEAYEQAWQNKGKPAIIIAKTVKGKGVSFMENDGSFHGKAANPEQFEIAMKELGEK
- the pheA gene encoding prephenate dehydratase produces the protein MAIDAIRKKIDSLDEKLLELLNGRAALVREIAGEKKKSGVPVYIQSREQEILDRLTGKNRGPFPSDSLKGVYAEIFSASRKLETPLRVAFLGPETTFSHIAAIKHFGSSTEYMAADSIRDVFREVENESANFGVVPVENSTEGTVNHTLDVMLHSDLQIVSEIYLDIHHNLLSKHPLGEIKKVYSIPQALAQCREWLNKNLPGAELIETSSTAKAAETVGVYLNSAAIASRLAAEKFGLKVVAENIEDYSQNVTRFLVIGKTGAQKAKKNKTSIVFSVPHKAGALFSALEPIAKNKVNMTKIESRPTRQKQWDYVFFIDIEGHVSDAKTRKTIGELEKRTMFLKILGSYPSE
- the fsa gene encoding fructose-6-phosphate aldolase codes for the protein MKVFLDTANVDEIREAVSWGVVDGVTTNPTLILKSGRDFEQVIKEICEIVDGPVSAECVEEKAEAMIAEARHLKKLHKNVIIKIPMTTEGLKAIKVLSREGIVINTTLVFSANQALLAAKAGASYVSPFIGRLDDISEDGMLLIRDIVRVFRNYDFKCKVLAASIRHPVHVLECAKAGADVATLPFEVLKKMARHSLTDAGIKRFLEDWEKAKAFGNPSRITDSAGFAKPNVLQKSLQNEPSAKHAKK